A genomic window from Deltaproteobacteria bacterium includes:
- a CDS encoding chemotaxis protein CheB, which produces MKAKSVAKDIPVVCVGGSAGGLDAYTRLLRHLPADMGVAIVIVNHLRTVATLLHEILPQYTEMPVELITERLLIQPDHVFIIPEQRDLHVLDGEFRLKPISKPRGWPDVITVFLRSLTQHWDGKIIAVIVSGYDGDGAAALCGIKEVGGITIAQKPDTAGQPDMPESAIASGCIDFVLSPEDIAQEIVRIAHAVSRAATF; this is translated from the coding sequence ATGAAAGCCAAGAGTGTCGCAAAAGACATTCCTGTCGTTTGCGTGGGCGGTTCGGCCGGTGGCCTCGACGCCTACACCCGGTTACTACGGCATCTGCCTGCCGATATGGGTGTTGCTATCGTCATCGTTAATCACCTGAGAACCGTAGCCACCCTGCTCCACGAGATTCTCCCGCAGTACACGGAAATGCCGGTTGAACTGATCACGGAAAGATTATTGATCCAGCCCGACCATGTGTTCATCATCCCGGAGCAGCGTGATTTGCACGTTCTTGATGGAGAGTTCCGTCTAAAGCCGATATCAAAGCCCAGGGGATGGCCCGACGTGATTACGGTTTTTCTGCGTTCCCTAACGCAGCACTGGGACGGCAAAATTATCGCCGTCATTGTCTCCGGCTATGATGGTGATGGGGCAGCAGCGCTGTGCGGCATAAAAGAAGTGGGGGGCATTACCATCGCGCAGAAGCCCGACACAGCCGGGCAGCCGGATATGCCTGAGAGCGCAATAGCAAGCGGGTGTATAGATTTTGTTCTTTCACCTGAGGATATCGCGCAAGAAATTGTACGAATTGCGCACGCGGTGTCAAGGGCGGCCACATTCTAA
- a CDS encoding PAS domain S-box protein → MDKKGASRLDPADLRRRAEELLRGKPAALSVLPPEEAGRLLHELQVHQIELEMQNDELRKAQLELEASGVKYFDLYNMAPVGYFTVSEKGLILEANLRAAQLLGVGRNRLVKQPLTRYIVQEDQDIYYLHRKRLLETGARQVSELRMCRRDDSRFWAQLETGAVQDGEDSPPVCRTMVSDITARHQTEEALANFSKELEKRVDERTAELLTSNKLMKKMLDEGKRAEEKLTKSRERLRNLSGRLQSLLEEERTRISREIHDELGQALAAIKLELSLIRRSLVSSGLGEQVAKVQEIERDVIRIIRTVRKISTELRPGILDELGVAAAIEWMAKDFKNRTGIGCKVSIQGVDKISDNDRATAIFRIVQEALTNVMRHAAASQVNVSLKKEDHTLIVEVTDNGIGIIEGRIIDSKSFGLIGIRERVLLLGGNAEISGKPGEGTVVRVILPVGEGAKLDT, encoded by the coding sequence ATGGATAAAAAGGGCGCGAGCCGACTCGATCCCGCCGACCTGCGACGGAGGGCGGAGGAACTGCTGCGGGGAAAACCCGCCGCCCTGTCCGTCCTCCCGCCGGAAGAAGCCGGACGACTGCTCCACGAGTTGCAGGTGCATCAGATCGAGCTGGAGATGCAGAACGACGAGTTGCGCAAGGCGCAACTGGAACTCGAAGCGTCGGGCGTCAAGTACTTCGACCTGTACAACATGGCGCCAGTGGGGTATTTCACCGTCAGCGAGAAAGGGTTGATCCTGGAGGCGAATCTCAGGGCCGCCCAATTGCTGGGCGTGGGAAGAAACCGGTTGGTCAAGCAGCCGCTGACCCGCTATATCGTTCAGGAGGATCAGGACATCTACTACCTGCACCGCAAACGCCTGCTTGAAACGGGCGCGCGGCAGGTGAGCGAGCTGCGGATGTGCCGTAGGGACGACTCCCGGTTCTGGGCGCAGCTGGAGACGGGCGCAGTGCAGGACGGTGAGGATAGCCCGCCTGTGTGCCGTACGATGGTGAGCGACATCACCGCACGCCATCAGACAGAGGAGGCTTTGGCGAACTTCAGCAAAGAACTGGAAAAGCGCGTGGATGAGCGGACGGCCGAGCTGTTGACGTCGAACAAGCTCATGAAGAAGATGCTCGACGAGGGGAAGCGTGCGGAGGAGAAGCTCACGAAATCCCGCGAGCGGTTACGCAACCTCTCGGGGCGTCTGCAATCCCTGCTTGAGGAAGAAAGGACGCGCATCTCGCGCGAAATCCACGACGAACTGGGACAGGCGTTGGCGGCCATTAAATTGGAGCTCTCGTTGATCAGAAGAAGTCTGGTCTCCAGCGGACTTGGCGAGCAGGTCGCGAAAGTTCAGGAAATCGAACGGGACGTAATCCGCATCATCCGGACGGTGCGAAAGATTTCAACCGAGCTGAGGCCCGGGATCCTGGATGAACTCGGCGTGGCCGCCGCAATCGAATGGATGGCGAAAGATTTCAAGAACCGGACAGGGATAGGCTGCAAAGTTTCCATACAGGGAGTGGATAAGATATCCGACAACGACCGCGCCACGGCGATCTTCCGCATCGTTCAGGAGGCCCTGACCAATGTCATGCGCCACGCCGCGGCGTCGCAGGTGAATGTGAGCTTGAAGAAGGAGGACCATACCCTGATTGTAGAGGTGACAGACAACGGAATCGGGATCATCGAAGGACGGATTATCGATTCCAAGTCGTTTGGCCTCATCGGGATCCGGGAACGCGTCCTGCTACTCGGAGGTAACGCCGAAATCAGTGGGAAACCAGGTGAGGGGACCGTGGTAAGAGTGATTCTCCCCGTTGGAGAAGGGGCGAAATTGGATACTTAG